From Natronorubrum halophilum, a single genomic window includes:
- a CDS encoding creatininase family protein: MLGFDDSYRSVAWATTPANKIRAIGSQEGSVLVVPVGSVEQHGYHLPVGTDTMLATAVSMASADAIEEDLPVLVTPSIWCGYSPHHRSLGGTLTAAFDHLLTHIRSIVEAGLANGFDAVVLVNGHGGNRALVGAVVSEVGHAYPDSQVLGFTYFDLATEVIEEIRDSDLGGMAHGGEFETSLMLHLDTALVDRDAMDAEPFDEPYDLGDEDLLEPGPLGVYRPFEEYSESGAIGAPKRASAKKGNVIFEFITDEIADLFREIHARNR, encoded by the coding sequence ATGCTTGGCTTCGACGACAGCTATCGGTCTGTAGCGTGGGCTACAACTCCAGCAAACAAAATTCGTGCGATCGGATCCCAAGAAGGGTCCGTTCTTGTTGTTCCCGTCGGTAGTGTCGAACAGCATGGGTACCACCTACCCGTCGGGACCGATACGATGCTCGCAACGGCTGTCTCTATGGCAAGCGCTGACGCCATTGAGGAAGACCTCCCGGTGCTCGTGACGCCGTCGATTTGGTGTGGCTACTCGCCACATCACCGATCGCTCGGTGGGACGCTCACGGCCGCGTTCGATCACCTTCTCACCCACATCCGGAGCATCGTGGAGGCCGGACTCGCAAACGGATTCGACGCCGTCGTCCTCGTCAACGGCCATGGCGGGAACCGGGCGCTCGTCGGTGCCGTCGTCAGCGAGGTCGGCCACGCATATCCGGACAGTCAGGTACTCGGATTTACGTACTTCGACCTCGCGACCGAGGTCATCGAGGAGATTCGTGACAGTGATCTTGGCGGAATGGCCCACGGCGGAGAGTTCGAAACGTCGCTCATGCTTCACTTGGATACGGCTCTCGTTGACCGGGACGCGATGGACGCGGAACCGTTCGACGAACCGTACGACCTCGGTGACGAAGACCTCCTCGAGCCGGGACCGCTCGGAGTCTACCGGCCGTTCGAGGAATACTCGGAGTCGGGCGCGATCGGTGCACCGAAGCGAGCCTCCGCGAAAAAGGGAAATGTCATCTTTGAGTTCATTACAGACGAAATCGCGGATCTCTTCCGAGAGATCCACGCGCGAAACCGATAA
- a CDS encoding HAD family hydrolase yields MTHRTIDAPPGVTVSETSTWKTASRPELVAFDFDGTLVDQRGGWLLLQELFGTRDQGKVLTEQYREGERTFPEWCEENVALLADRSVTEAHICRAAAAVKLTRGAEALLETIASANVPFGTVSAGVTNLQDVLTEFGPEFTFGNEIRFDDSGTITGVDAGVGPDHKDDVLERVCRDRGITTDDVFYIGDSHTDEEAFEVAGTSVLFDPDDRIDDGVYEVVDAVVDTRDLRLVENLFATIIH; encoded by the coding sequence ATGACGCACCGTACGATCGACGCGCCCCCCGGTGTCACCGTCTCCGAGACATCGACGTGGAAGACTGCCTCTCGGCCAGAACTCGTGGCGTTTGACTTCGATGGTACACTTGTGGACCAGCGTGGCGGCTGGCTCCTCCTCCAGGAGCTATTCGGAACGCGTGACCAGGGGAAGGTATTGACCGAGCAATACCGCGAGGGCGAACGGACGTTCCCAGAATGGTGTGAGGAGAACGTGGCCCTACTGGCCGATCGCAGCGTCACTGAGGCCCACATTTGCCGTGCCGCGGCGGCTGTGAAACTCACCCGAGGTGCGGAGGCCTTGCTCGAGACGATCGCGAGCGCTAACGTTCCGTTCGGGACGGTCAGTGCCGGAGTAACCAACCTCCAGGACGTGCTAACAGAGTTCGGCCCCGAATTTACTTTCGGAAACGAGATCCGATTCGATGATTCGGGAACCATCACGGGTGTCGATGCCGGGGTTGGCCCGGATCACAAAGACGACGTACTCGAACGAGTCTGTCGGGATCGTGGGATTACCACGGACGACGTGTTTTACATCGGTGACTCGCATACGGATGAAGAGGCGTTCGAGGTCGCGGGAACGTCGGTGTTATTCGACCCAGATGACCGAATCGATGACGGAGTGTACGAGGTAGTCGATGCGGTAGTTGACACTCGTGATCTCCGCCTGGTCGAGAATCTGTTCGCCACCATCATCCACTAG
- a CDS encoding anhydro-N-acetylmuramic acid kinase yields the protein MSSDTLSRTGQSLVRTDGGNARYAVGIMSGTSLDGIDAACCSVTETGTNEEYPYEVTVESFVSEEYPMELRTRLVELCDEEIGTVDEACRLNIGLGSLLADVATAAMDEAGVDPENVDVIGSHGQTIWHIGTQEELPGVGCPRRSTLQIADGSVIARETGVKTVSDFRTADIAAGGHGAPLAPYLDATVFSDEERHRSLQNIGGIGNCTLLPPSPGRNDVRAFDTGPGNMVIDAVVEILTDGEQTYDVDGEIAARGTPDESVIDRFMNAPYFEASPPKTTGREDFGHEYARRFIEAGRERGLDDADLVATATAFTAATIADAYDRFADPYPDEVFVSGGGAYNPTLLTMLSDRVACDVDRLSSLGFDPDSKEAALFALMGIARLDGRPNNVPGSTGADDPVVMGKVSLP from the coding sequence GTGTCGTCGGACACGCTCTCGCGAACCGGCCAGTCACTCGTACGAACGGACGGCGGCAACGCGAGGTACGCCGTCGGCATCATGTCGGGAACCTCTCTCGACGGTATCGATGCTGCCTGCTGTTCAGTGACGGAGACGGGAACGAACGAGGAGTACCCCTATGAGGTCACTGTCGAATCCTTCGTTTCCGAGGAATACCCGATGGAACTCAGGACGCGGTTGGTCGAACTGTGCGATGAAGAGATAGGGACTGTCGACGAGGCGTGTCGGTTGAATATCGGCCTCGGAAGCCTCCTTGCGGATGTCGCGACGGCTGCGATGGACGAAGCGGGAGTCGACCCCGAAAACGTCGACGTAATCGGGAGTCACGGTCAGACGATCTGGCATATCGGAACCCAGGAGGAACTCCCCGGTGTCGGCTGTCCCCGACGATCGACGCTTCAGATCGCGGACGGGAGCGTCATTGCCCGCGAAACGGGGGTAAAGACGGTTTCTGACTTCCGGACGGCTGATATCGCGGCCGGCGGTCACGGTGCCCCGTTGGCACCGTACTTGGACGCGACAGTATTCAGCGATGAGGAAAGACATCGTTCGTTGCAGAACATCGGTGGCATTGGGAACTGCACGCTTCTGCCGCCGTCGCCGGGACGCAATGATGTGCGCGCGTTCGATACTGGACCCGGTAACATGGTTATCGACGCTGTCGTCGAAATCCTCACGGATGGCGAGCAAACGTACGACGTCGACGGGGAGATCGCGGCACGGGGGACGCCGGATGAATCCGTAATCGACCGGTTCATGAACGCACCCTACTTCGAAGCGTCGCCCCCGAAAACGACGGGACGAGAGGACTTCGGTCACGAATACGCACGCCGATTCATTGAGGCCGGACGCGAGCGTGGACTTGACGACGCCGACCTCGTAGCGACGGCGACGGCGTTCACGGCCGCGACGATAGCTGACGCGTACGATCGCTTTGCCGATCCGTATCCGGACGAAGTGTTTGTCTCCGGCGGCGGTGCGTACAATCCCACGCTCCTGACTATGCTGTCCGACCGCGTAGCGTGTGATGTCGATCGACTCTCGTCGCTTGGGTTCGATCCGGATTCGAAAGAGGCTGCGTTGTTCGCGCTTATGGGTATCGCCCGTCTGGACGGTCGACCGAACAACGTCCCCGGATCGACGGGGGCGGACGACCCGGTCGTAATGGGGAAGGTGAGCCTCCCATGA
- a CDS encoding GNAT family N-acetyltransferase, with translation MSETIRPYEEDDLAVINEILSTTVPWTEYEATYRVDDAAVADEDLLAVATVDGGVTGFVWVVPNGAFDRSGYIKLIGVVEHAQGQGTGTALMDCAEQYVSAESTSNDVFLLVSDFNEAVQEFYRQHGYDRICILENYVENGISEYIFRKSIHDQ, from the coding sequence ATGAGCGAGACCATTCGCCCGTACGAGGAGGACGATCTCGCAGTAATCAACGAAATCTTGTCGACGACAGTTCCGTGGACGGAGTACGAAGCGACCTATCGGGTCGATGATGCGGCCGTTGCAGACGAGGATCTGCTCGCTGTCGCGACCGTTGACGGTGGCGTAACGGGCTTCGTGTGGGTCGTTCCGAACGGCGCATTCGATAGATCCGGCTATATTAAACTCATCGGCGTTGTAGAACACGCTCAAGGGCAGGGAACCGGAACTGCATTAATGGACTGCGCCGAGCAGTACGTTTCGGCGGAGAGCACGAGCAACGACGTGTTCCTTCTCGTATCTGACTTCAACGAGGCGGTACAGGAGTTCTATCGCCAACACGGATACGATCGGATCTGTATTCTCGAAAACTACGTGGAGAACGGTATCAGCGAGTACATATTCAGAAAATCGATTCATGACCAGTAA
- a CDS encoding serine hydrolase domain-containing protein — MTDTTPFHRTTALRSRLESGIDQGLFDGAVVVVGSTNGVDTHLATGQRNLAGDPVTPDTKFDVASLTKVVATTTITLRLVEAGELTLSSTVGSHIDELHDTQRGAIPLRSLLTHTSGLPPYKAFPFGWESKSAVLESLFDSPLSVLSEPNEWYVYSDLNFVFLAEVLRRVTGESLATLFETYVTDPLGLTDTAIGPIQSENVAATRDRRWADRVLEGEIHDYLGRAMDGESGNAGIFSTGRNLATVARMLLSRGVHGEGRFLSSAMVDRLRTDAIGSIDASQGLGWKLGRGDTPGTAWSPDAFGHTGFTGTSMWIDPDRDQFVVLLTNHALTMDPDGSLEPFRQQVHDIAAATTKRANDS; from the coding sequence ATGACTGACACGACACCGTTTCATCGGACGACCGCCCTACGCTCTCGTCTCGAAAGCGGTATCGATCAGGGGCTGTTTGACGGAGCTGTCGTAGTCGTCGGATCGACCAACGGTGTCGATACACACCTCGCCACGGGTCAACGAAACCTTGCTGGCGACCCGGTTACCCCGGACACAAAATTCGATGTCGCATCACTTACGAAGGTGGTTGCAACGACGACAATCACTCTACGACTCGTTGAAGCGGGGGAACTGACACTCTCGTCGACGGTGGGTTCACACATCGACGAACTCCATGATACACAACGAGGTGCAATCCCACTACGGTCCCTGCTGACGCACACGTCCGGTCTCCCTCCATACAAGGCCTTTCCGTTCGGCTGGGAATCCAAATCGGCGGTACTCGAGTCGCTGTTCGACAGCCCGCTATCGGTACTCTCAGAACCGAACGAGTGGTACGTCTACAGCGACCTGAACTTCGTTTTCCTCGCAGAGGTCCTCCGCCGTGTTACCGGTGAGAGCCTTGCAACGCTCTTCGAGACGTACGTGACCGATCCGCTCGGACTTACGGATACGGCGATCGGGCCGATCCAGAGTGAGAACGTGGCAGCGACACGCGACCGTCGCTGGGCCGACCGAGTTCTCGAGGGAGAGATACACGACTACCTCGGGCGGGCGATGGACGGTGAATCTGGAAACGCCGGCATCTTCTCGACAGGCCGAAATCTCGCCACCGTCGCACGGATGCTATTGAGTCGAGGCGTCCACGGTGAAGGCCGATTCCTCTCCTCTGCTATGGTCGATCGGCTTCGCACGGATGCAATCGGTTCTATAGACGCGTCACAGGGACTCGGCTGGAAACTCGGACGAGGAGATACCCCGGGGACCGCGTGGTCACCGGACGCGTTTGGCCACACCGGGTTTACGGGTACTTCGATGTGGATTGATCCGGATCGCGACCAGTTCGTCGTTCTGCTCACGAACCACGCTCTGACAATGGACCCCGACGGATCGCTGGAGCCGTTTCGGCAGCAGGTTCACGACATCGCCGCCGCGACAACAAAGAGGGCAAATGATTCATGA
- a CDS encoding ABC transporter ATP-binding protein, translating into MNVNHDHDLSAADGAVSDAEPLLEISELEKYFPVNEGLLASIVGETNHVKAVDGVSLTLAERETFGLVGESGCGKSTLARTLLRLEKPTGGSITYRGRDLTELSNRALRPFRSEIQFIHQDPSSSLNPRKQIGKILRRPLELHRDLDKEEQDAEVRSLLDRVGLDPGMRHRYPHELSGGQKQRVEIARAVSVNPTFIVADEPTSALDVTVQAQILELITEIQDEYDLTLVFISHDLRTIRYLTDRVGVMYLGEMVEVAPTETIFENPKHPYTQSLLSAVPEIGKGGSEKIRLEGQPPDPINPPSGCRFHTRCPLAQEACAAVKPEPAVESSEHQYLCHFTNPNTRTGTVGGPTGVAPDQLRGTVPEDQDD; encoded by the coding sequence ATGAACGTGAATCACGATCACGACTTGAGTGCCGCTGACGGAGCCGTTAGCGACGCGGAGCCGCTGCTGGAAATTTCCGAACTCGAGAAGTATTTCCCCGTAAACGAAGGGCTGCTCGCCTCGATCGTCGGGGAAACCAATCACGTCAAAGCAGTCGATGGCGTCTCGCTAACGCTCGCCGAGCGGGAGACCTTCGGTCTCGTGGGTGAAAGCGGATGTGGCAAATCGACGCTCGCGCGAACGTTACTTCGACTGGAAAAGCCGACTGGCGGGTCGATCACCTATCGGGGACGCGATCTGACCGAGTTGTCGAACCGCGCGTTGCGCCCCTTCCGTTCTGAGATCCAGTTCATCCATCAGGATCCCTCTTCCTCGTTGAATCCACGCAAGCAGATCGGGAAAATACTCCGACGGCCGCTCGAACTTCACCGCGATCTTGACAAGGAGGAACAAGACGCGGAGGTCCGATCGCTGCTTGATCGCGTCGGCCTCGACCCAGGGATGCGCCATCGGTACCCACACGAACTCTCGGGCGGGCAGAAGCAACGCGTGGAGATCGCACGCGCGGTTAGCGTCAATCCCACGTTTATCGTCGCTGACGAACCCACGAGCGCGCTGGATGTCACCGTCCAGGCGCAGATCCTGGAACTCATCACCGAGATTCAGGATGAGTACGACCTAACGCTCGTATTCATTTCGCACGACCTTCGAACCATTCGTTATCTCACGGATCGCGTGGGCGTAATGTATCTCGGTGAGATGGTCGAGGTCGCACCGACCGAGACGATATTCGAGAATCCGAAACACCCGTACACGCAGTCACTCCTGTCTGCGGTTCCGGAAATCGGCAAAGGCGGAAGCGAAAAAATCCGATTGGAGGGACAGCCACCGGACCCGATAAATCCTCCCTCTGGATGCCGGTTTCATACCCGATGCCCGCTCGCTCAGGAAGCATGTGCGGCGGTTAAGCCCGAGCCTGCCGTCGAATCATCCGAGCATCAATATCTGTGTCACTTCACCAATCCCAATACACGAACTGGGACGGTCGGCGGGCCGACGGGGGTGGCTCCGGATCAGCTCCGCGGCACCGTTCCTGAGGATCAGGATGACTGA
- a CDS encoding ABC transporter ATP-binding protein encodes MTQNQKFETTGTGTERKRSDGAQALLDVVDLSVNFPTQEGLVEAVTDVSLSIEPGETVGLVGESGSGKSVTASSILGLLDDSAQIDGTIEFDGQEMLEKTEDELREIRGNKISMIFQETGSSLNPVLTVGDQISETIRTHRSIPGEGISWLEKSVLGNLIRPKSHPTKYKNSWEKTVELFERVGIPAPEKRALEYPHEYSGGMKQRAMIAMAIGCQPDLLIADEPTTALDVTIEAQILDLITEIQNEFGTAVLFITHDMGVVNEICDRVTVMYAGRIVEQAPTDELFDHPKHPYTKALLDSIPSLEGGETLDPLAGQVPDPTDKPSGCPFAPRCPSVTACCDTEFPLLYPVTASDEPLPVRDGGAEGTAPLPRRDKLTGHGVHCVLYGNGDSLAPHRSTADRGRSEATGGEP; translated from the coding sequence ATGACGCAAAATCAAAAATTCGAGACGACGGGAACCGGTACAGAGAGAAAGCGATCGGATGGCGCACAGGCGCTACTGGATGTCGTGGACCTCTCGGTAAATTTCCCGACACAAGAAGGACTTGTCGAAGCGGTAACCGACGTGTCATTGTCGATTGAACCGGGTGAGACCGTCGGTCTCGTGGGAGAAAGTGGCAGCGGCAAGTCGGTGACCGCGTCGTCGATTCTTGGGTTACTGGATGACTCGGCCCAGATCGATGGGACGATTGAGTTCGATGGTCAAGAGATGCTGGAAAAGACTGAGGACGAACTTCGTGAGATTCGTGGGAACAAAATCTCGATGATCTTCCAAGAGACTGGATCGTCGCTGAATCCCGTCCTCACGGTTGGCGATCAAATATCTGAGACGATTCGAACTCACCGGTCAATCCCGGGCGAGGGAATCAGTTGGCTTGAGAAATCCGTACTCGGAAACCTGATCCGACCGAAGTCGCATCCGACGAAGTACAAGAATTCGTGGGAGAAGACGGTCGAGTTGTTCGAGCGGGTCGGAATTCCTGCCCCGGAAAAGCGCGCGCTGGAATACCCCCACGAATACTCCGGCGGCATGAAGCAGCGAGCGATGATCGCGATGGCGATCGGTTGTCAGCCCGACTTGTTGATCGCAGACGAACCGACGACAGCGCTGGACGTAACCATCGAAGCGCAAATCCTGGACCTTATCACCGAGATTCAAAACGAGTTCGGCACTGCGGTTCTGTTCATTACGCACGATATGGGTGTCGTGAACGAAATCTGCGACCGCGTTACCGTGATGTACGCCGGCCGGATCGTCGAGCAAGCGCCGACGGACGAACTGTTCGACCATCCGAAACACCCCTACACGAAAGCACTACTCGATAGCATCCCCAGCCTCGAAGGAGGAGAGACCCTCGATCCGCTGGCTGGACAGGTACCTGATCCGACCGACAAACCGTCTGGTTGCCCATTCGCCCCGCGGTGTCCGTCAGTGACGGCCTGTTGTGATACAGAGTTTCCGCTCCTGTATCCGGTGACCGCGTCGGATGAACCGCTCCCCGTTCGTGACGGCGGGGCCGAGGGGACCGCGCCGTTACCGCGTCGAGATAAACTGACCGGACACGGCGTCCATTGCGTCCTCTACGGCAACGGTGACAGCTTGGCACCGCATCGATCGACGGCCGATCGAGGTCGGTCGGAAGCGACTGGAGGTGAGCCATGA
- a CDS encoding ABC transporter permease, translated as MSDTQSTADVDSEMHEGSNYQSFLKVFVRTIRNDQLALLGTVGLGITFFFAVLGPFVIPHDPTATNLDIMNQAPSLVHPFGTDRYGRDILARVALGARTSLTVAFVGVAVAAGIGVTLGAIAGYYEGVLGEGIMRFADTIFSFPALLLALAMVAILGQNWYNVIIAVGVVYWPIFARVTRGSVLSVKDEEFVQAARSIGESDFRIIGWEILPNVTAPIIVQGTISMAVAILLESALSFLGLGVPPPEPSWGRMLADSRQFMTHAPWWTIAPGLAIMFTVLNLNFIGDALRDALDPHQEEEMEASR; from the coding sequence TTCGAACGATTCGTAACGACCAACTTGCACTCCTCGGGACGGTGGGGCTCGGGATCACGTTCTTCTTCGCGGTACTCGGGCCATTCGTAATTCCACACGATCCGACGGCGACAAATCTGGATATCATGAACCAGGCACCGTCACTGGTTCATCCGTTCGGCACTGATCGATACGGTCGTGATATCCTCGCACGGGTAGCACTCGGTGCTCGCACGTCGCTCACCGTTGCGTTCGTCGGCGTCGCTGTGGCAGCCGGAATTGGCGTGACGCTCGGTGCGATCGCCGGGTACTACGAGGGCGTACTGGGGGAGGGGATTATGCGGTTCGCAGATACGATCTTCTCGTTCCCGGCGCTGCTACTCGCGCTGGCGATGGTCGCTATCCTAGGACAGAACTGGTACAACGTGATTATCGCAGTCGGAGTGGTCTACTGGCCGATCTTTGCCAGGGTCACTCGCGGGAGCGTTCTCTCGGTCAAAGACGAGGAGTTCGTTCAGGCCGCTCGATCGATCGGGGAGTCTGACTTCCGGATCATCGGATGGGAGATTCTCCCGAACGTCACAGCACCGATAATCGTGCAGGGAACGATTAGCATGGCCGTCGCAATCCTGTTGGAGAGTGCTCTCTCATTTCTCGGGCTTGGTGTTCCACCACCGGAACCGTCATGGGGACGCATGCTGGCGGATAGCCGTCAGTTCATGACGCATGCGCCGTGGTGGACGATAGCACCGGGTCTCGCAATCATGTTCACCGTTCTGAACCTCAATTTCATAGGTGATGCACTTCGTGACGCCCTTGACCCACACCAAGAGGAAGAAATGGAGGCTAGCCGATGA